One part of the Chryseobacterium mulctrae genome encodes these proteins:
- a CDS encoding glycosyltransferase family 39 protein has product MLKKNYLILKVLLSVYLCFMSYYLYTHQYYNVDIEAYMGLLYKAEYPEMKIEEIHQKVFAELDEKRPGMFESDLLHEETAKGENTYYKIISENPKIFEEELQLFSVKPFYNFVNLLFFKAGFAASTSTFLISILSYALILYFIFLFLSKTLKNHQLAFLLTILLSLFKTLLESSRHASPDSLSCLLLLLSFYAFIIKRNFLIATVFAMLCILTRPEYFIFYAFFYILIFIQRKKLEIKNHELAVSFVYLFLSFAVVQYFNQISWSTLFMNQFTKVQLYPISNPDPFNFQDYLHFIKSKILFEFNSSYFLLLLIFIIIIVYNKFSFHRKNYLPYLFFGFIYLSIFLRFLIFPTMVNRMMIGYYLIIILGLVYIQSSKEDLFKKLS; this is encoded by the coding sequence ATGCTGAAGAAAAACTATCTTATTTTGAAGGTTTTACTTTCGGTTTATTTATGTTTTATGTCGTATTATCTTTATACGCATCAATATTATAATGTTGATATTGAAGCTTATATGGGGTTGCTTTATAAAGCTGAATATCCTGAAATGAAGATTGAAGAAATCCACCAAAAAGTGTTTGCTGAGTTGGATGAAAAAAGACCCGGAATGTTTGAGTCTGATCTTTTGCATGAAGAAACCGCAAAAGGTGAAAATACTTATTACAAAATCATCTCAGAAAATCCAAAAATTTTTGAAGAAGAATTACAGTTGTTTTCGGTAAAACCATTTTATAATTTTGTTAATTTATTATTTTTTAAAGCTGGTTTTGCAGCATCGACTTCTACATTTTTGATTTCGATACTATCTTATGCTTTAATACTATATTTTATCTTTTTATTTTTAAGCAAAACATTGAAAAACCATCAGTTAGCATTTCTGTTAACTATATTATTATCGCTTTTCAAAACTCTTTTAGAATCGAGTAGACATGCTTCACCGGATAGCTTATCTTGCTTGCTTTTGCTTTTAAGTTTTTATGCTTTCATTATTAAACGAAACTTTCTTATTGCAACAGTTTTTGCAATGCTTTGCATTTTAACCAGACCGGAATACTTTATATTTTATGCTTTCTTTTATATTTTAATTTTTATCCAGAGAAAAAAATTGGAGATTAAAAACCATGAACTTGCTGTTTCTTTTGTTTACTTATTTCTTTCATTTGCTGTAGTGCAGTATTTTAATCAGATTTCCTGGTCTACATTATTTATGAATCAGTTTACGAAAGTTCAGCTATATCCGATTTCAAACCCCGATCCGTTTAATTTTCAGGATTATTTACACTTTATTAAATCTAAAATATTGTTTGAATTTAATTCATCATATTTCTTATTACTGTTGATTTTTATTATAATAATTGTTTACAATAAATTTTCTTTTCACAGGAAAAACTATCTGCCATACCTGTTTTTTGGGTTTATTTATCTATCTATTTTTCTTAGATTTTTAATTTTTCCTACCATGGTCAACAGAATGATGATTGGTTATTATCTAATAATCATACTGGGTTTAGTTTACATTCAGAGTTCAAAAGAAGATTTATTTAAAAAACTTTCCTAA
- the dacB gene encoding D-alanyl-D-alanine carboxypeptidase/D-alanyl-D-alanine endopeptidase translates to MKKTFVFLTLSTQIIFAQNISQKLDDATKNLMNSSLAISSNLSFYVADESGNLVYEFQGNKGLSTASTQKIFTAAAALETLGKNYTYKTTSSYSGTISNGNLNGNLFITSNGDPTLGSWRYEGYKPENFKQKLIEAVKKSGITKISGDLVIDDSYFDHQTIPGGWPWDDLGNYYGAGVWGVNWRENQFDININGNDFKSFSYPLENVKWLNDLKAAGNSDQSLIFTAPHSNVALINGSLPAGKVTTVSGSVPNPPLQLGVEVQKWLKESGIDFSGKVLTNSQLEIEGKNTLETPKNNIILTYESPTLDKIVYWFLRKSVNLYGENLIKTLGKEKKGNPGFKSGIAYLKEFWKSKGINSNMINFADGSGLSPQNYVSAKAEVQALLYAKKQSWSDSYYDGFPNQDNGMKMKSGTMRDTKSYAGYHTSKDGKKYLYSIIINNYQGSGSTELQKILNILK, encoded by the coding sequence ATGAAAAAAACTTTTGTATTTCTTACACTTTCCACACAAATTATTTTTGCTCAAAATATTTCGCAGAAATTAGATGATGCCACAAAAAATCTAATGAATTCTTCTTTGGCAATTTCATCCAATTTATCTTTTTATGTTGCTGATGAAAGCGGAAATCTTGTGTATGAATTTCAGGGAAATAAAGGATTATCTACTGCTTCAACACAGAAAATTTTCACCGCTGCGGCAGCTTTGGAAACTTTAGGCAAAAACTATACGTACAAAACAACATCATCCTATTCAGGAACGATTTCTAATGGAAATTTAAATGGAAATCTTTTTATCACTTCAAACGGCGATCCTACTTTGGGAAGCTGGAGATACGAAGGTTACAAACCCGAAAATTTCAAACAAAAACTGATTGAAGCAGTCAAAAAATCAGGAATTACAAAAATTTCTGGCGATTTGGTGATTGATGATTCTTATTTTGACCATCAAACCATTCCCGGAGGTTGGCCGTGGGACGATTTGGGAAATTATTACGGAGCCGGAGTTTGGGGTGTAAACTGGCGTGAAAACCAATTTGACATTAATATCAACGGGAATGATTTTAAAAGTTTTTCTTATCCTTTAGAAAACGTAAAATGGCTGAATGATTTAAAAGCTGCAGGAAATTCAGATCAAAGTTTAATTTTTACCGCACCGCATTCTAACGTCGCTTTAATCAACGGAAGTTTACCTGCAGGAAAAGTAACGACAGTTTCAGGTTCTGTTCCGAATCCACCTTTGCAATTGGGTGTGGAAGTTCAGAAATGGCTGAAGGAATCTGGTATTGATTTTTCAGGAAAAGTGTTGACCAATTCTCAATTAGAAATAGAAGGTAAAAACACGTTAGAAACTCCAAAAAACAATATTATTCTTACTTACGAATCGCCAACTTTAGATAAAATTGTGTATTGGTTTCTGAGAAAATCGGTGAATTTATATGGAGAAAATTTAATTAAAACTTTAGGCAAAGAGAAAAAAGGAAATCCAGGTTTTAAAAGTGGAATTGCATACTTAAAAGAATTCTGGAAATCTAAAGGAATTAATTCTAATATGATCAATTTTGCTGACGGGAGCGGACTTTCTCCTCAAAATTATGTCTCGGCAAAAGCGGAAGTTCAGGCATTATTGTATGCTAAAAAACAATCTTGGTCTGATTCTTATTACGATGGATTTCCCAATCAGGACAACGGCATGAAAATGAAAAGCGGAACAATGCGTGACACAAAATCATATGCAGGTTATCATACTTCAAAAGATGGAAAAAAGTATTTATATTCAATTATTATTAACAATTATCAGGGAAGCGGAAGTACAGAACTGCAGAAGATTTTGAATATTTTAAAATAA
- the radC gene encoding RadC family protein, producing MSIKFLAEDDRPREKFLLKGKNSLSDSELLAIIMGSGNRDETAVELGRKILASVDNNWHQLSLLTVKDLMKFKGVGEVKAISIATALEIGRRRANQEIPEKPLISSSKDAYNILKLHLSDLRTEEFWALFLNQSNKVIHIAQLTQGGINQSIVDIRVLFKTALEHFSTGIIISHNHPSGNLKPSTEDISITKQVKEAGNVMNIQLLDHLIITQNAYTSFADEGLL from the coding sequence ATGTCTATAAAATTTTTGGCAGAAGATGACAGACCCAGAGAAAAGTTTTTACTGAAAGGTAAAAATTCACTATCTGATTCTGAACTTTTGGCAATCATTATGGGCAGCGGAAACAGAGACGAAACAGCTGTAGAATTAGGCCGAAAAATTCTGGCATCGGTTGATAATAATTGGCATCAGCTAAGTTTATTAACGGTTAAAGATTTAATGAAATTTAAAGGAGTAGGTGAAGTAAAAGCGATTTCAATTGCAACAGCTTTGGAAATCGGGAGAAGAAGAGCCAATCAGGAAATCCCTGAAAAACCTTTGATTTCGAGCAGTAAAGATGCTTACAATATTTTGAAACTGCATTTATCGGATCTACGAACTGAAGAATTTTGGGCACTTTTTCTCAACCAAAGCAATAAAGTAATTCATATCGCTCAGTTGACGCAAGGTGGAATTAATCAGTCGATTGTAGACATCAGAGTACTCTTTAAAACTGCATTAGAACATTTTTCGACAGGAATTATTATTTCGCACAATCATCCGTCAGGAAATTTAAAACCCAGTACAGAAGATATCAGTATAACCAAACAAGTGAAAGAAGCTGGAAATGTGATGAACATTCAGCTTTTGGATCATTTAATTATTACTCAAAACGCATATACCAGTTTTGCAGACGAAGGATTATTATGA
- a CDS encoding sensor histidine kinase — MKKRSIFSRFNNWFIFSLMTLVVIAIVISSTLVINYLKKEEVKRVDILVKAIKFQQDMTPSLEVQELLLAIYSSNTTIPVIILDKNDQVIEYKHLPKEFGTNPDDIVALAKKMEKKYPAIEIKVQGGNDQFVYYDNSIMLNNLQYSPFLLGFFVLCYFLFSFWFLRTVKKTDEGYLWAGLAKETAHQIGTPLSSMMGWMEIMKLENPDSDGVIEIEKDIERLRTISERFSKIGSVPELNDTNFNETIKENYDYLKTRISRKIDFTLLLPTYNILVPHNKILMSWVIENLVKNAVDAMKGEGTLQMSVFERNKNILVEVKDNGSGMTKYQAQNAFKPGYSTKKRGWGLGLSLAKRVVQEYHNGDIRISQTEVGKGTTFRIVIRKA, encoded by the coding sequence TTGAAAAAAAGATCCATATTTTCCAGATTCAACAACTGGTTTATTTTTTCTTTGATGACTTTGGTAGTTATCGCTATTGTGATTTCTTCCACTTTGGTTATCAATTATTTGAAGAAAGAAGAAGTAAAGAGAGTTGATATTTTGGTGAAAGCTATAAAATTTCAGCAGGATATGACTCCGAGTTTAGAAGTTCAGGAATTGCTTCTTGCTATTTATAGTTCAAACACAACTATTCCTGTGATTATTTTGGATAAAAATGATCAAGTTATTGAATATAAACATCTACCAAAAGAATTTGGAACTAATCCGGATGATATTGTTGCTTTAGCAAAAAAAATGGAGAAAAAATATCCCGCAATTGAAATAAAAGTTCAAGGCGGAAATGACCAGTTTGTTTATTATGACAACTCTATAATGCTTAATAATCTACAGTATTCTCCATTTTTACTGGGATTTTTTGTACTGTGTTATTTCTTGTTTTCCTTCTGGTTTTTAAGGACAGTTAAAAAAACCGACGAAGGTTATCTTTGGGCAGGATTAGCAAAAGAAACCGCCCATCAAATCGGAACTCCATTATCATCTATGATGGGCTGGATGGAAATTATGAAGCTTGAAAACCCCGATTCAGATGGCGTTATCGAAATAGAAAAAGACATTGAAAGACTGAGAACAATCTCCGAAAGATTCTCGAAAATTGGTTCAGTTCCTGAATTAAATGACACCAATTTTAATGAAACCATTAAAGAGAATTATGATTATCTGAAAACAAGAATTTCAAGAAAGATAGATTTTACACTTCTGCTTCCAACATACAATATTTTGGTTCCGCACAATAAAATCCTGATGAGCTGGGTGATTGAAAACCTCGTGAAAAATGCAGTTGACGCAATGAAAGGTGAAGGAACTTTGCAGATGTCGGTTTTCGAACGCAACAAAAATATTTTGGTAGAAGTAAAAGACAACGGAAGCGGAATGACAAAATATCAGGCACAAAATGCTTTTAAACCTGGATATTCCACGAAAAAACGCGGTTGGGGATTAGGTTTAAGTTTAGCCAAAAGGGTAGTGCAGGAATATCATAATGGTGATATTAGGATTTCTCAAACCGAAGTAGGAAAAGGAACTACTTTTAGAATTGTGATCAGAAAAGCATAA
- a CDS encoding inorganic pyrophosphatase has translation MIPNFKAHPWHGISAGEDAPNVVNVFVEIVPSDTIKYEIDKETGYLKVDRPQKFSNIIPALYGFVPRTYCNEEVMKLAVESGATDVTMGDHDPLDICVLSSHNIHSGGLLMEAIPIGGFKMIDGGEADDKIVAVMVSDHAFGHFRDISELPEAEVKRLMHYFLTYKNLPDEPAKCRIQEVYGAEHARKVIIASQNDYSSKYGG, from the coding sequence ATGATTCCAAATTTTAAAGCACATCCGTGGCATGGGATTTCTGCAGGAGAAGATGCGCCAAACGTGGTAAACGTATTCGTGGAAATAGTACCTTCAGACACAATTAAATACGAAATAGATAAAGAAACTGGTTACCTTAAAGTAGACAGACCTCAGAAGTTTTCTAACATTATTCCTGCATTATACGGTTTTGTTCCTAGAACTTACTGTAATGAGGAAGTAATGAAATTGGCAGTAGAAAGTGGCGCAACTGACGTTACAATGGGAGATCACGATCCTTTGGATATCTGTGTATTAAGCTCTCACAACATTCATTCTGGAGGACTTTTGATGGAAGCTATTCCAATCGGTGGTTTCAAAATGATTGACGGAGGTGAAGCTGATGACAAAATTGTTGCTGTAATGGTAAGCGATCACGCATTCGGTCATTTCAGAGATATTTCAGAATTACCTGAAGCTGAAGTAAAAAGATTGATGCACTATTTCTTAACGTACAAAAACTTACCGGATGAGCCTGCAAAATGTAGAATTCAGGAGGTTTACGGAGCAGAGCATGCAAGAAAAGTAATCATAGCTTCACAAAATGATTATTCAAGCAAATACGGAGGATAA
- a CDS encoding phytanoyl-CoA dioxygenase family protein, which yields MLKKIRNYKLPYMIYNFFNKKKLQHNIPLYKKYGLDKSYFSSISSKDFAHLPENERKFDEQKLFNTEFYKNLSEENKTSAKGFNDNGFLVLRNYLKPETADQINDEIEKLMKDGTIKFRYGGKLMFVIHHSEIIKNIGNDKNLLEFLSVLIDGDAKLFQSINFINGSQQKTHSDSIHMTTYPLGGLLGVWIALEDVDETNGALQYIPGSHKLPYFLNSDYDNEGTTFKIGKKSYVAYEEFLENKVKELGLKKEIFRAKKGDLLIWHANILHGGEPHLDKTKTRKSLVYHYFDEKSVCYHEVTQRPALFEL from the coding sequence ATGCTAAAGAAGATTCGCAATTATAAGTTGCCTTACATGATTTATAATTTTTTCAACAAAAAAAAATTACAGCATAATATTCCGCTTTATAAAAAATACGGTCTTGATAAAAGCTATTTTTCGAGTATCTCAAGCAAAGACTTTGCGCATTTACCTGAAAATGAAAGAAAATTTGATGAGCAAAAACTTTTCAATACCGAATTTTATAAAAATCTTTCCGAAGAAAATAAAACAAGCGCCAAAGGTTTTAATGATAACGGTTTTTTGGTTCTGAGAAATTATCTTAAACCTGAAACTGCCGATCAGATCAACGATGAAATTGAAAAACTGATGAAAGATGGAACCATTAAATTCCGTTATGGCGGTAAATTAATGTTCGTTATTCATCATTCTGAAATCATAAAAAATATCGGAAATGATAAAAACTTACTCGAATTTTTATCTGTTTTAATCGATGGTGATGCAAAATTGTTCCAGAGCATCAATTTCATCAACGGAAGTCAGCAAAAAACACATTCAGACAGCATTCACATGACGACTTATCCTTTGGGCGGACTTTTAGGAGTTTGGATTGCCTTGGAGGATGTGGACGAAACGAATGGCGCTTTACAATACATTCCGGGAAGTCATAAGCTTCCGTATTTCTTAAATTCTGACTACGACAATGAAGGAACAACTTTTAAAATAGGCAAAAAAAGTTATGTAGCTTACGAAGAATTTCTTGAAAATAAAGTGAAAGAATTAGGTTTAAAAAAAGAAATTTTCAGAGCAAAAAAAGGAGATCTTTTGATTTGGCATGCCAATATTCTTCACGGTGGAGAACCGCATTTAGATAAAACAAAAACAAGAAAAAGCTTAGTTTATCATTATTTTGACGAAAAAAGCGTATGTTATCATGAGGTTACGCAAAGACCTGCATTATTTGAGCTGTAA
- a CDS encoding DUF7935 family protein, whose translation MTDFSDYLPYAAALVIAIPFLVLLRQFVYSYINLKNQEIKLLSVKSNSENKTHSYERMTLFLERIKPANLILKFDKELAAHEFVFLTEKTINEEFDYNASQQLYLTKNSWQNIVDSKNAIIDLLHKTYESLNNNPNLNEYKTVFIMNYMNDNDYIGETIEDLRREILIIA comes from the coding sequence ATGACAGATTTTTCAGACTATTTACCCTATGCAGCTGCATTAGTTATTGCAATTCCGTTTTTGGTTTTGCTGAGACAATTTGTGTATTCGTACATCAATTTAAAAAATCAGGAAATAAAATTACTTTCTGTAAAGTCGAATTCTGAAAACAAAACGCATTCTTATGAAAGAATGACTCTTTTTTTGGAAAGAATAAAACCTGCAAATCTTATTCTTAAGTTTGATAAAGAGCTTGCCGCTCATGAATTTGTATTTCTTACCGAGAAAACCATCAACGAAGAATTTGATTATAATGCTTCACAGCAGCTTTATTTAACAAAAAATTCATGGCAGAATATCGTAGATTCTAAAAATGCAATCATAGATTTGTTGCACAAAACCTATGAAAGTCTTAATAACAACCCGAATCTTAATGAGTATAAAACCGTTTTCATCATGAATTACATGAATGATAATGATTATATTGGAGAAACGATAGAAGATTTGAGGAGAGAAATTTTAATAATAGCTTAA
- a CDS encoding amidohydrolase produces MKILLYLSISALFISSCQTQKSAESLYFGGTILTMEDSSPQVEAVVVKNGKIFFAGSKAEADHHVNSKTKMIDLNGKTLLPGFIDVHGHFTSRAGLIQAIDLFPEPYGTVTSIKDLQNTIRNSIIKNKISDNQPVIGNGYDDAIMTEHRHPTKDELNAISTTNPIIVIHTSGHASVANSAMLKLLNLSDSSKDPEGGYLGRDKNGKLNGKLEENASFKALLTITEKMKTGDSKAQAMNNLMKAQEEWLSYGQTTICDGRTMGGSVDLLEQAATEGLFKADVVYFPDYEYFKKDLDVFKPKYMKYKNHLKLGGFKFSDDGSPQGKTAWLTQPYLVPPEGQSKDYKGFPIFTDETLYEDLKTLFQNHITAQLHVNGDAAIDQTIRVIKKLKDENIYTPELRATLIHVQNSRPDHIQKIKELGVIPSYFSTHTYLWGDWHYSSVFGPGRASFISPANSALKAGIIFTIHHDAPVTPPDLITAVYAAVNRKTRSGRILGSNERITTIEALKAITINAAYQLQEENRKGSIKEGKLADFVILDQNPLTIDPEKIRSIKVLETIKEDIPVYIRK; encoded by the coding sequence ATGAAAATTTTACTTTACCTATCTATTTCAGCATTATTCATCAGCAGTTGTCAAACCCAAAAATCAGCAGAATCGCTTTATTTTGGTGGAACAATTTTGACGATGGAAGATTCTTCTCCTCAGGTAGAAGCTGTTGTCGTAAAAAATGGAAAGATATTTTTTGCGGGATCTAAAGCTGAAGCTGATCATCATGTTAATAGCAAAACAAAAATGATTGATCTGAATGGTAAAACTTTGCTACCAGGTTTTATAGATGTTCATGGTCATTTCACTTCAAGAGCTGGATTGATACAAGCGATAGATCTATTTCCTGAACCATACGGTACGGTTACCTCTATCAAAGATTTACAAAATACTATTAGAAATTCTATTATAAAAAATAAAATTTCGGATAACCAACCTGTTATAGGTAATGGATACGATGATGCCATCATGACAGAACATAGACATCCAACAAAGGATGAGCTTAATGCAATCAGCACGACCAACCCGATTATTGTCATTCATACTTCCGGTCATGCAAGTGTTGCTAATTCTGCGATGCTAAAGTTGCTCAACCTCTCAGATTCTTCAAAAGATCCTGAAGGCGGATATTTAGGAAGAGATAAGAATGGAAAACTCAACGGAAAGCTAGAAGAAAATGCAAGTTTTAAGGCATTACTTACTATTACCGAAAAAATGAAAACCGGTGATTCTAAAGCTCAGGCTATGAATAATCTGATGAAAGCTCAAGAAGAATGGCTAAGTTATGGGCAAACTACCATTTGTGACGGAAGAACGATGGGAGGAAGTGTAGATCTTTTGGAGCAAGCTGCTACTGAAGGCTTGTTTAAAGCTGATGTCGTTTATTTTCCGGATTATGAATATTTTAAAAAAGATTTAGATGTTTTTAAACCTAAATACATGAAATATAAAAATCATTTAAAACTTGGAGGATTTAAATTTTCTGACGATGGTTCTCCTCAAGGTAAAACAGCTTGGCTTACACAGCCTTATCTTGTTCCACCTGAAGGACAGTCGAAAGACTACAAAGGTTTCCCAATATTTACAGATGAAACTTTATATGAAGACCTAAAAACCTTATTTCAAAATCATATTACCGCTCAACTTCACGTAAATGGCGATGCAGCGATAGACCAGACAATCCGTGTCATCAAAAAACTAAAAGATGAAAATATTTATACTCCGGAATTGCGAGCAACATTAATTCATGTGCAAAACAGCCGACCAGATCACATTCAAAAAATAAAAGAATTGGGGGTTATTCCGTCTTATTTTTCTACTCATACTTATTTGTGGGGAGATTGGCATTATTCAAGTGTTTTTGGTCCTGGAAGAGCTTCTTTTATTAGCCCAGCAAACTCTGCATTAAAAGCGGGAATTATTTTTACTATTCATCATGATGCTCCTGTTACTCCACCAGATCTTATCACTGCGGTTTATGCTGCAGTTAACAGAAAAACCCGTTCCGGAAGAATTTTAGGATCAAATGAAAGAATTACAACAATTGAAGCCTTGAAAGCTATTACGATTAATGCTGCTTATCAATTACAGGAAGAAAATAGAAAAGGCTCTATTAAAGAAGGAAAATTAGCTGATTTTGTAATACTTGATCAGAATCCTTTAACGATAGATCCAGAAAAAATTAGAAGTATTAAAGTTTTAGAAACTATTAAAGAAGATATTCCGGTTTATATTAGAAAGTAA
- a CDS encoding murein L,D-transpeptidase catalytic domain-containing protein, whose amino-acid sequence MKSLLFAFLFLISCNSSKAQESIDILPKEKILELKNYIKNKDYNQNLAIFINFKIHSGKYRYFVYDLKNDKIIQKAVVSNGSGSVIKNSNQLKFSNIEGSYQSSLGKYEIKESYSGQFGKAYRLKGLDSTNSNAMQRAIVLHSFGCVPDQESQNLACLSLGCPMLSTKAFKETAKHVDQSKKSIILYAFY is encoded by the coding sequence ATGAAATCTTTACTATTTGCATTCTTATTTTTAATTTCCTGTAACTCTTCAAAAGCTCAGGAAAGTATAGATATTTTGCCTAAAGAAAAGATTTTAGAGCTTAAAAATTATATTAAAAATAAAGATTACAATCAAAACTTGGCTATTTTTATTAATTTTAAAATTCATTCAGGGAAGTACCGTTATTTTGTTTATGATTTGAAGAACGACAAAATAATACAGAAAGCAGTTGTTTCTAACGGTTCAGGATCTGTAATTAAAAATTCAAATCAACTTAAATTTTCTAATATTGAAGGCTCTTATCAATCTTCATTAGGAAAATATGAAATTAAAGAGAGTTATTCCGGTCAATTCGGAAAAGCATATCGTTTAAAAGGTTTAGATTCCACCAACAGCAATGCCATGCAACGTGCGATTGTATTACATTCTTTTGGATGTGTTCCGGATCAGGAATCTCAAAATTTAGCTTGTTTAAGTTTGGGTTGCCCGATGCTATCAACAAAAGCCTTTAAAGAAACCGCAAAACATGTAGACCAATCGAAAAAGAGTATTATTTTGTATGCTTTTTATTAA
- the pepE gene encoding dipeptidase PepE, with the protein MNVLLASTSTLFGGEYLEYLKEELIDLYKGIDEIIFIPFARPGGISHDDYTSKAQSFFETINIKVKGLHEFDNKIEALHSAKGYFTGGGNTFLLVKTLHEENLMSILKQNIETGKAYLGCSAGSNIGGQNMKTTNDMPIVYPPSFECMGLVPFNLNPHYLDPNPDLKHNGETRETRIKEFLTQNDTKVIGLREGNWIRRIGNKITVEGNELTRIFEKGIEPYEIKAGSEL; encoded by the coding sequence ATGAATGTATTATTAGCCTCAACATCTACACTTTTTGGCGGAGAATATCTTGAATATTTAAAAGAAGAACTTATTGATTTATATAAAGGAATTGATGAAATCATTTTCATTCCATTCGCAAGACCCGGTGGAATTTCACATGACGATTACACTTCAAAAGCACAGTCTTTTTTTGAAACCATCAATATTAAAGTAAAAGGTTTACACGAATTTGATAATAAAATCGAAGCTTTGCATTCAGCGAAAGGATATTTTACAGGTGGTGGAAACACTTTTTTATTGGTTAAAACTTTGCATGAAGAAAACCTGATGTCTATTTTAAAACAAAACATCGAAACCGGAAAGGCATATTTAGGCTGCAGCGCAGGAAGTAATATTGGCGGACAAAATATGAAAACAACGAATGATATGCCGATTGTTTATCCTCCAAGTTTTGAATGTATGGGATTGGTTCCTTTCAATCTTAATCCACATTATTTAGATCCAAATCCAGATTTGAAACATAACGGAGAAACAAGAGAAACAAGAATTAAAGAATTTTTAACGCAAAACGACACTAAAGTTATAGGACTTCGCGAAGGAAACTGGATCAGAAGAATTGGCAATAAAATTACCGTGGAAGGAAATGAATTGACAAGAATTTTTGAAAAAGGAATAGAGCCTTACGAAATTAAAGCAGGAAGCGAACTTTAA
- a CDS encoding ABC transporter ATP-binding protein: MIKASNIHKSYGSLEVLKGVDIQIKTGEVVSIVGESGAGKSTLLQILGTLDTPSNPTKYNTEIMLNDESFINMTDKQISKFRNQNIGFVFQFHQLLPEFTALENVLLPTKIAGTSEKEALDKAYQLFEDLKIVERIHHKPNQLSGGEAQRVAVARALINSPKIIYADEPTGNLDSKNADDLHRLFFDLRDKYNQTFVIVTHNPQLAEITDRKLVMKDGLIIE, encoded by the coding sequence ATGATTAAAGCGAGTAATATCCATAAATCTTATGGAAGTCTGGAAGTATTGAAAGGAGTTGATATTCAGATCAAAACTGGAGAAGTTGTCTCTATTGTTGGAGAATCCGGTGCCGGAAAATCTACATTGTTACAGATTTTGGGAACTTTAGACACCCCTTCAAATCCTACAAAATACAATACTGAAATCATGCTGAATGATGAATCGTTTATCAATATGACCGATAAGCAGATCTCAAAATTCAGAAACCAGAATATTGGTTTTGTTTTTCAGTTTCACCAATTACTTCCTGAGTTTACAGCTTTAGAAAATGTTCTGTTGCCTACCAAAATTGCAGGAACCAGCGAGAAAGAGGCTTTAGATAAAGCGTATCAACTATTTGAGGATTTAAAAATAGTTGAAAGAATTCATCATAAACCCAATCAATTATCGGGTGGCGAAGCGCAAAGAGTTGCCGTTGCGAGAGCATTGATCAATTCTCCAAAGATTATTTATGCAGATGAACCGACAGGAAATTTAGACTCAAAAAACGCAGATGATCTTCACCGATTATTTTTTGATTTGAGAGATAAATACAACCAGACTTTTGTGATTGTAACCCACAACCCACAACTGGCTGAAATTACAGACCGTAAACTGGTGATGAAAGACGGATTGATTATTGAGTAA